In the Sebastes fasciatus isolate fSebFas1 chromosome 20, fSebFas1.pri, whole genome shotgun sequence genome, one interval contains:
- the kcng3 gene encoding voltage-gated potassium channel regulatory subunit KCNG3 — MKFGKSICVLNVGGTRYAFTRDVIKDFPLRRVSRLHACASEKEALELCDDYDRDRNEFFFDRHAQAFVFIMLYVRSGKLRFVPGVCELSFYTEMLYWGLESVHLDTCCQKRLDDRISEIGLDDLSEVDIILDESRQSSVVEPVHRIALTGRAKWMEKTRMTFEEPNSSLLAQLVASVSVIFVLVSMIMLCASTLPDWDTAKRNIVEEHKIVETVCIGWFTAECMMRFLVARSKWEFLRRPLNIIDVIAITPYYITMALARAGMPGAGLGVAGVILRVLRMLRVFWLMKLARHFLGLQTLGMTLTRCYREMVMLMVFVFVAMAIYSALAQLLEYGLDLGVKNPDYASIPAAAWWVIISMTTVGYGDVYPVTVGGRVLGGMCVVSGIVLLALPITFIYHSFVQCYHELKLRSARYARSLSVEMLK, encoded by the exons ATGAAGTTCGGAAAGAGCATCTGCGTACTGAACGTGGGAGGAACCCGGTACGCCTTCACCAGAGACGTGATCAAGGATTTCCCTCTCCGGCGCGTGAGCCGCCTGCATGCCTGCGCGAGCGAGAAAGAGGCTCTAGAACTCTGCGACGACTACGACCGAGACCGGAACGAGTTCTTCTTCGACCGCCACGCGCAGGCGTTCGTCTTCATCATGCTGTACGTGCGCTCCGGTAAACTCCGGTTCGTGCCCGGTGTGTGCGAGCTGTCCTTCTACACTGAGATGCTCTACTGGGGTTTGGAGAGCGTGCACTTGGACACGTGTTGCCAGAAGCGCCTGGACGACAGGATATCCGAGATCGGACTGGATGATCTGTCCGAGGTGGACATCATCTTGGACGAGTCCCGGCAGAGCTCGGTGGTGGAGCCGGTGCACCGGATTGCGCTCACCGGACGCGCCAAATGGATGGAGAAGACGCGCATGACCTTCGAGGAGCCCAACTCGTCGCTTTTGGCGCAGCTTGTGGCGTCTGTGTCTGTGATCTTTGTGCTGGTTTCCATGATTATGCTGTGTGCGAGCACGCTGCCGGATTGGGACACTGCCAAGAGGAATATTGTGGAGGAGCACAA GATAGTGGAGACAGTGTGTATCGGCTGGTTCACTGCAGAGTGCATGATGCGCTTTCTGGTGGCCAGAAGCAAGTGGGAGTTCCTCCGCCGGCCGCTGAACATCATCGACGTGATCGCCATCACCCCTTACTACATCACCATGGCGTTGGCCCGGGCGGGGATGCCGGGCGCCGGGCTCGGGGTCGCCGGGGTCATACTGCGGGTGCTGAGGATGTTGCGAGTGTTCTGGCTCATGAAGCTGGCCAGGCACTTCCTGGGCCTGCAGACGCTGGGGATGACGCTCACGCGCTGCTACCGGGAGATGGTCATGCTGATGGTGTTTGTCTTCGTCGCCATGGCGATATACAGCGCTCTGGCCCAGCTGCTGGAGTACGGCTTGGACTTGGGAGTGAAGAACCCGGATTACGCCAGCATCCCGGCGGCCGCCTGGTGGGTCATCATCTCCATGACTACAGTGGGGTACGGGGACGTGTACCCCGTGACAGTTGGGGGACGGGTGCTCGGGGGGATGTGCGTAGTGAGCGGCATTGTTCTCTTGGCGCTGCCCATCACGTTCATCTACCACAGTTTTGTACAGTGCTACCATGAACTCAAACTCCGCTCGGCCAGATACGCACGCAGCCTGTCAGTGGAGATGCTGAAGTGA